The genomic window CCTTGCCGGGGCAACCACGATGCCTTCTACGACTCAGAGCCCGACCGGGCCTGGAATCGGGTATTCAGTGGAGACTGGTCCCTTCCCCAAAACGGGCCGGTGGGGGAACGGGGCCTGAGCTACTCCTTCTCACGGGACAGCCTCTTTGTCGTGGTTGTAGACCAGTATGTGACCGACTCCAGAGTGAACCAGGGCTGGTTGAACGGGCAATTTTCCTCCAATGCTCTGCCCCATGTCTTTGTTTTGGGTCACGAGCCGGCCTTTCGGGTGTTTCACACTGACTGCCTGGAAAACTACCCGGAGGAGAGAAACACCTTCTGGCAGAGCATGTCCGATGCCGGTGTGGCGGCGTATTTCACAGGACATGACCATTTCTATGACCACGCCCGCCTTGATGACGGCGACGGCAATCCCGACAATGATGTCCATCAGTTTGTCGTGGGAACCGCAGGGGCGCCGCTCTATCCGGTTCCCATGACCTACTATGGAGACAACGGCCTCTGGACCCCGGAGCGGATTTTCTCCGAGTCCTCCCACGGCTATCTTCTGGTGGAAGTGGAGGGATCTCAGGCAACTTTCCGTTTCAAAAGAAGGCTGTCCCCGGGGCAGTTTGAGCTCGCCGAGCAGTTCTCCTACACGCGTTGATTTCCTTTGCTCTTGGAATCCAGCTCGCTTTGTGGAAAGATCTTCCTGATTTCACAGGAGGACGGTGATGAAGATAGGTGTCATTGGTTCGGGTTCGATTGGCCCTGATTTGGCCTATGGCTTTATTTCTTCCATTGCGAGTTCCGGAGGAAAGGTAACCCTGCAGGATATCCGGGAGGAAGCCCTGGAGGCGGGACTCGGGAGAATCCGGGCCTATGTCGCAAAGGGACTGGGAAGAGGCAAACTCAGCCCGAAAGCGGCAAAGGCGATTGAAGCCGGTTTGAAAACCAGTACGAATATCCGGGACCTGGCTGATTGCGACTATGTCCTGGAGGCCGCCACCGAAGAGCTTTCCCTGAAACAGAAGATCCTCGCCGATCTGG from Candidatus Krumholzibacteriia bacterium includes these protein-coding regions:
- a CDS encoding metallophosphoesterase, giving the protein MKKYLPLFPLLAFPLFLHCGIEDGGPVVPPAEKIVFLVTGDCRGDDNGVNTEVLGEIVQAGLDEAVDFVLLTGDFVNGYDVPDTLYSQLLTFRETLQPLCDAGIAVYPCRGNHDAFYDSEPDRAWNRVFSGDWSLPQNGPVGERGLSYSFSRDSLFVVVVDQYVTDSRVNQGWLNGQFSSNALPHVFVLGHEPAFRVFHTDCLENYPEERNTFWQSMSDAGVAAYFTGHDHFYDHARLDDGDGNPDNDVHQFVVGTAGAPLYPVPMTYYGDNGLWTPERIFSESSHGYLLVEVEGSQATFRFKRRLSPGQFELAEQFSYTR